GCTTTTCTGAATTACAAGAGAGAACATGAACTGCGCCTGACAGGAGTCAGCAAGACGATTATTCCTGCTGAAGAACAGGAGGAGAAAAATGCTCCGGTAATCGCACAAGCTTCTCCCCAGCCTGCCGTAACAGCGAAAACAACGCCCAAACGTCCTATTGTAGTAGAAAGTGCAACCAATGACAGTGAAATTACGTTTAAGATACAGATACTCACCTCTTCCAAGCCTCTCACTAAAAATGACAAAAGGTTGAAAGGACTGAAAGGAGTGGACTATTATAAAGAAAAAGGAATCTATAAATATACGTATGGTGCCTCTGCCGACTATAATAAGGTATTGCGTACGAAACGTAGCATCACGGCACAATTCAAGGATGCCTTTATCATCGCTTTCCGGAACGGCGAGAAAATGAACGTCAACGAAGCGATCACCGAATTCAAGAAAAGAAAAAATAAATAAAAATATAAAATGAAGTACATTACAAAAGAAGTCAGAATAGGTATTGCAGGTATAATAGCACTATGCGTACTGATTTATGGAATTAATTGGCTGAAAGGTATACACATGTTCCAGCCTTCCAGTTATTTCTATGCCAAATTTCAAAACGTAAACGGACTGACCAAATCAAGTCCGGTATTTGCAGACGGTGTCCGCGTAGGTATTGTACGTGACATCTATTATGACTACGTGAACCCGGGAAATGTGATCGTCGAAGTTGAACTGGATACGGAACTGCGTATCCCCAAAGGAAGTAGCGCCGAACTGGTATCCGAGTTAATGGGAGGTGTGCGCATGAACATCCTTCTCGCCAACAATCCGCGCGAAAAATATGCCGTAGGAGATACGATTCCCGGCAAACTGAATAACGGAATGATGGAAAGCGTGGCACAGCTCATGCCTAAAGTGCAGGAGATGTTGCCCAAGCTGGATTCAATTCTGATCTCCCTGAACAATATTCTGGGAGACAAGAGCATCCCCGCCACCCTGCATTCAATGGAGACTACCACCGCCAACCTCGCAGTAGTCAGCTCACAGATGAAAGGACTAATGAGCAA
The nucleotide sequence above comes from Bacteroides caccae. Encoded proteins:
- a CDS encoding MlaD family protein, whose amino-acid sequence is MKYITKEVRIGIAGIIALCVLIYGINWLKGIHMFQPSSYFYAKFQNVNGLTKSSPVFADGVRVGIVRDIYYDYVNPGNVIVEVELDTELRIPKGSSAELVSELMGGVRMNILLANNPREKYAVGDTIPGKLNNGMMESVAQLMPKVQEMLPKLDSILISLNNILGDKSIPATLHSMETTTANLAVVSSQMKGLMSKDIPQLTGKLNTIGDNFIAISGNLKEIDYAATFKKIDETLANVKILTEKLNSKDNTLGLLFNDPSLYNNLNATTENAASLLEDLKAHPKRYVHFSLFGKKDK